A part of Arachis hypogaea cultivar Tifrunner chromosome 12, arahy.Tifrunner.gnm2.J5K5, whole genome shotgun sequence genomic DNA contains:
- the LOC112727614 gene encoding remorin 4.2 has translation MLNDQSTSTLSSTRRNHGREEQNNNNINDQGEDDQYIREIHALTPPLTTTTATMTANLRRRIREAWETQSHQSSSLSTMASIEGVAAGSSENLSTMSREFSALVLAGSNNSPMNDPPNHGGTEGSRNLERIREDDIDNQLRTMMMEETNPLAIVPDNNPLDPVIASSPTRHGGGGGGGMMVGGVTISGQSEVWVQRVKKEEIEAKIAAWQNAKVAKINNRFKREDSVISGWENEQLQKTTSWMNKVERKLEEKRAKALEKMQNEVAKAHRKAEERRASAEAKRGTKVARVLEVASLMKALGRTPTKRSFF, from the exons ATGTTGAATGATCAAAGCACATCAACACTATCATCGacaagaagaaaccatggcagagAGGAGCAAAATAACAACAATATTAATGATCAAGGAGAAGATGACCAATATATCAGAGAAATTCATGCTTTAACCCCTCCTCTAACCACCACTACGGCCACCATGACCGCTAACCTTCGCCGTAGAATAAGAGAAGCTTGGGAGACACAAAGCCACCAGTCATCATCGTTGTCCACCATGGCTAGCATAGAAG GTGTTGCTGCAGGTTCGAGTGAGAACTTGAGCACCATGAGCAGGGAATTCAGCGCTCTCGTTCTTGCAGGATCGAACAACAGCCCAATGAATGACCCTCCAAATCATGGCGGAACTGAAGGAAGCAGAAACTTGGAGAGGATTCGAGAAGATGATATTGACAATCAATTGAGGACGATGATGATGGAGGAGACGAACCCTCTGGCAATCGTGCCGGATAACAACCCCTTAGACCCGGTGATTGCTTCTTCGCCGACGAGGCATGGTGGCGGTGGCGGCGGAGGAATGATGGTGGGTGGTGTTACGATCAGTGGGCAGAGCGAAGTGTGGGTGCAGAGAGTGAAGAAGGAGGAGATTGAAGCGAAGATTGCCGCGTGGCAGAACGCTAAGGTTGCTAAGATCAACAACAGAttcaagagggaagattctgtgaTCAGTGGGTGGGAGAATGAGCAACTTCAGAAAACCACTTCATGGATGAACAAAGTTGAG AGGAAGCTGGAGGAGAAAAGAGCAAAAGCACTTGAAAAAATGCAGAATGAAGTAGCAAAAGCTCATAGGAAAGCAGAGGAGAGAAGGGCATCAGCAGAGGCTAAAAGGGGAACTAAAGTTGCTAGGGTTCTTGAGGTTGCAAGCCTTATGAAAGCACTAGGAAGAACTCCTACCAAAAGATCCTTCTTTTAA